The following are from one region of the Stanieria cyanosphaera PCC 7437 genome:
- the petJ gene encoding cytochrome c6 PetJ → MLKRLLSISISLLITLFALANPALAGDAGNGAKIFNANCAACHSGGNNLVNATKTLKKDALEKYGMYSAEAVIAQVTNGKNAMPSFKGRLNDQQIEDVAAYVISQADKGW, encoded by the coding sequence ATGTTAAAGAGATTACTGTCAATAAGCATCAGCTTGTTGATAACCTTGTTTGCGCTAGCTAATCCTGCTTTAGCTGGAGATGCTGGCAACGGTGCCAAAATTTTTAATGCCAACTGCGCTGCTTGTCATTCGGGAGGCAACAACTTAGTTAACGCTACAAAAACTTTGAAAAAAGACGCTTTAGAAAAATATGGGATGTATTCTGCTGAAGCAGTTATTGCTCAGGTAACTAATGGAAAAAATGCTATGCCATCTTTTAAAGGGCGTTTAAATGACCAACAAATTGAGGATGTTGCTGCTTATGTAATTTCTCAAGCAGATAAAGGTTGGTAA